A part of Terriglobales bacterium genomic DNA contains:
- a CDS encoding tetratricopeptide repeat protein, producing MSFLPRWREMNQRQSLRSWIPWAIFTVAFLVVNCVAQESVTFSQAEEMFQQRRYSEAAAAFERIERTSPGNSDALLFLAKSFINLGRFAEAGTALDSYCAKHPQSDDALYLLAYVRFRENKPAESLRFFTQAARLKPPVADDFKIIGLDYALLDDNQSAARYLKRAVAMQPNNVEARYYLGRALYLENQFDECISVFEEVLRQDPTSVKAQDNLGLAWEGKNQPDKGMASYRKAIDMDKKSLKRSEQPYLNLGALLTKSGKPDEAIPFLQEAKQIRPESAKVRYELGNAYMAVAKVQDAKRELEESERLDPKDTATHYLLGRLYRRMGQTDSAARELRLTEELLDAKRKSTQTTEAR from the coding sequence ATGAGCTTTCTGCCTCGCTGGCGGGAAATGAATCAGCGCCAGAGCTTGAGATCGTGGATCCCGTGGGCCATTTTCACTGTGGCCTTTTTGGTGGTCAACTGTGTCGCCCAGGAGAGCGTGACTTTCAGCCAGGCGGAGGAGATGTTCCAGCAGCGGCGTTATAGTGAGGCTGCGGCGGCATTCGAGCGGATCGAGAGAACCTCTCCGGGAAACTCAGATGCCCTGTTGTTCCTCGCTAAGTCGTTCATCAATTTGGGACGCTTCGCTGAGGCAGGGACAGCGCTTGATTCCTATTGCGCAAAACACCCCCAATCGGACGATGCCCTCTACCTGCTTGCTTACGTGAGATTTCGCGAAAATAAACCTGCGGAATCCCTGCGATTCTTCACCCAAGCTGCCAGACTTAAGCCCCCCGTGGCGGATGATTTCAAAATCATCGGTCTGGATTACGCTTTGCTGGACGACAACCAGAGTGCGGCTCGGTATCTGAAGCGCGCCGTAGCCATGCAGCCAAACAATGTGGAGGCACGATATTACCTGGGCCGCGCTTTATATCTGGAAAATCAGTTCGACGAGTGCATTTCAGTCTTCGAAGAGGTCCTTAGGCAGGATCCTACGTCGGTAAAGGCACAGGACAATTTGGGCCTGGCCTGGGAAGGTAAGAATCAGCCTGATAAGGGAATGGCCAGCTATCGCAAAGCCATAGACATGGACAAAAAATCTCTCAAACGCTCAGAGCAGCCATATCTGAATCTTGGCGCGCTGCTCACCAAATCAGGCAAGCCCGACGAGGCAATCCCTTTTCTCCAGGAGGCAAAACAGATCCGCCCGGAATCGGCCAAGGTGCGTTACGAACTTGGCAACGCTTACATGGCTGTTGCAAAAGTGCAGGATGCTAAGCGGGAGTTGGAAGAATCTGAGCGCCTCGATCCCAAGGACACCGCCACGCACTATCTACTAGGACGTTTGTACCGTCGCATGGGTCAAACGGACAGCGCTGCACGCGAGCTAAGGCTTACAGAAGAACTGCTTGATGCCAAGCGCAAGTCAACCCAGACGACTGAGGCACGGTGA
- a CDS encoding CRTAC1 family protein, protein MSAKHAGNFVDVTANVGIHFKHIASHTSKKYLPETMGAGVALFDYDNDGRLDIFLVNGAPISDPTPKGTIPQKTGPQYWNCLYHQKEDGTFEDVTEKAGLQGSGYGMGVAVGDYDNDGYEDLYVTAYGGNRLYHNNGNGSFTDVTQQAAVGGDGWSTSAAWVDLNGDGLLDLVVLRYLRWDFGDVWCGEHKPGHREYCHPDVFPPIASLVYHNDGNGHFTEVSQKIGFSKPGKGLGIAVADYDRDGHVDVFVANDSTFEFLYHNKGDGTFEEQALMSGVAADGEGRAYAGMGVDFADYNNDGLPDLVVDDLANQMYALYQNSGDGTFAYMTYSSGVSGMTMLHSGWGLRFMDYDNDGWKDLLVAQGHDLDTIELNFPHLRYREPMLLARNTGHGFVDVSADSGSVFHQAWAGRGLAVGDIDNDGRLDAVVTTNDGPAYVLHNETKTQNNWLMLKLVGHKSNRDAIGAEVKVLTATGAQYSTVTTASSYLSSGDKRAHFGLGAAPMVQTLEIHWPSGIVQTLKDVHVNQILQVDEPAATVGKTAGGSR, encoded by the coding sequence ATGTCCGCGAAGCACGCGGGCAATTTTGTTGATGTTACCGCGAACGTTGGCATTCATTTCAAACACATAGCCTCACATACCTCAAAAAAATACCTGCCGGAAACCATGGGGGCAGGTGTTGCACTGTTCGACTATGACAACGATGGCCGGCTGGATATATTTCTTGTGAATGGCGCCCCGATCAGCGATCCCACCCCGAAGGGAACCATTCCTCAGAAAACGGGCCCGCAGTATTGGAATTGCCTGTATCACCAGAAAGAAGATGGCACTTTTGAGGACGTCACAGAAAAAGCCGGGCTGCAGGGTTCGGGCTACGGGATGGGCGTGGCAGTGGGAGATTACGACAACGATGGCTATGAAGATCTATACGTAACTGCCTATGGCGGCAACAGGCTTTATCACAACAATGGTAATGGCAGTTTCACTGACGTGACCCAGCAGGCGGCGGTTGGCGGCGATGGCTGGTCCACCAGTGCAGCGTGGGTGGACCTGAACGGTGACGGCCTGCTGGACCTGGTTGTGTTGCGATATCTGCGGTGGGACTTTGGCGACGTCTGGTGTGGGGAGCACAAGCCGGGTCATCGGGAGTATTGCCATCCCGACGTGTTCCCTCCTATTGCGTCTCTGGTTTATCACAATGATGGCAATGGGCATTTTACTGAGGTGTCGCAGAAGATTGGGTTTTCCAAGCCGGGCAAGGGTTTAGGCATCGCCGTCGCGGACTACGATCGGGACGGACATGTTGACGTTTTCGTGGCTAACGATTCGACTTTCGAATTTCTTTATCACAATAAAGGAGACGGGACGTTTGAGGAGCAGGCATTGATGTCGGGGGTTGCTGCGGACGGTGAGGGTCGTGCCTATGCGGGCATGGGAGTGGACTTCGCGGATTACAACAATGACGGGCTGCCTGATTTGGTAGTGGATGACCTTGCCAATCAGATGTACGCGTTGTACCAGAACAGCGGAGACGGCACCTTCGCTTACATGACTTATAGTTCGGGTGTGAGCGGGATGACAATGCTGCATTCGGGTTGGGGTCTCCGCTTCATGGACTATGACAATGATGGCTGGAAGGACCTGCTGGTGGCGCAGGGCCATGACCTGGATACCATCGAGTTGAACTTTCCTCATCTGCGGTATCGTGAGCCGATGCTTCTTGCCAGAAACACAGGTCATGGCTTCGTGGATGTCTCAGCAGATTCCGGCAGCGTGTTTCATCAAGCCTGGGCGGGGCGCGGCCTAGCTGTTGGAGACATTGATAATGACGGCCGGCTGGATGCGGTGGTAACAACCAACGATGGGCCAGCTTATGTCTTGCACAACGAGACCAAGACACAGAACAACTGGTTGATGCTGAAATTGGTTGGGCATAAGAGTAATCGCGACGCGATTGGCGCCGAGGTGAAGGTGTTGACCGCAACCGGAGCACAATACTCGACGGTCACAACCGCGAGCAGCTATCTATCTTCTGGCGATAAGCGCGCACATTTCGGCCTCGGGGCCGCGCCCATGGTCCAAACACTGGAGATTCACTGGCCGAGCGGCATTGTGCAAACCTTGAAGGATGTCCATGTAAATCAAATCCTACAGGTGGATGAGCCTGCCGCAACTGTCGGAAAGACAGCCGGAGGTTCTCGATGA